A single genomic interval of Helianthus annuus cultivar XRQ/B chromosome 13, HanXRQr2.0-SUNRISE, whole genome shotgun sequence harbors:
- the LOC110898414 gene encoding membrane magnesium transporter, with amino-acid sequence MTMSVSFAVGVLAVLMLLHAAYQTIQYRALLKITEDEFTGPPFEVLVELVLVMILSLFAGLTVQGNFRSILPDADENRVVSLPSNMNFMIFNHRGRAFPTETGLKLK; translated from the exons ATGACGATGAGCGTGAGCTTCGCCGTCGGCGTACTCGCCGTTCTGATGCTTCTACACGCTGCTTATCAAACCATTCAAT ATAGGGCTTTGCTTAAGATCACTGAAGATGAGTTTACTGGACCTCCTTTTGAA GTGCTGGTTGAGTTGGTGTTAGTGATGATTTTGAGTTTGTTTGCTGGATTGACGGTGCAGGGAAATTTCCGGTCTATTTTACCCGATGCCGATGAGAATAG GGTGGTGTCTCTACCCTCGAACATGAACTTTATGATCTTCAATCATCGTGGAAGGGCATTCCCTACGGAAACCGGCTTGAAGCTCAAGTGA